The sequence AGAAGTGGTCACCCTCATGACACTTGGTTCACGCCCAGAATCCCTCGTTCTAGGCTATTTGAAAAACCAAAGCTTCATCAGTGATCCTGATGCGATTGAATCTGTGATCATTGACTGGGAAACCAGTAGCGCCGCAGTCATCACCAAAGAGAACACTGAACAAGTCGACAGTGCCCTTAAGAAAAAAACCGTCACCTCAGGCTGTGGTCAAGGCACGATGTACGGTAATGTTATGAAACAGCTTGAAAACTATCAGGTTCCCCAAGTCTCTCTCAAGCAATCCGAAATCTACGCATCATTAGAAGCCCTAACTCACTATAACGATACCTACAAAAAGGCTGGGGCAGTCCATGGCTGCGCCGTGTGCAAGGGAGATGAGGTGTTATCGTTTGTTGAAGATGTGGGTCGACACAACGCTGTAGATACCCTAGCCGGTGAAATGTGGCTCAATCAAGAAACTGGAGATGACAAAATCTTTTACACCACTGGGCGCTTAACTTCTGAGATGGTGATCAAAGTGGCTCAGATGGGTATCCCCGTCTTGCTCTCTCGTTCTGGTGTAACCCAGATGGGTCTCGATCTCGCGAAACAATTTGGCATCATCACCATTGCACGAGCAAAAGGATTACGCTTCCAGGCTTTCCACGGTGCAGACCGCATTGAGTTTGATGTCAAAGGGCAATCACAAGAGAGCTAGAGACTGAGCGCTGTTTGACCATTTAATGTCTTAGCAAGTGCCTTAATCTAGAATAAAGCGTATAGTGAGCCCATTGAGACCTACTGGAAAGACACAGAGTAGAATTATGATTAATGATCCTAAAGTCATCGACACCCTAGAAGAGCTAGAAAGCTTCCTTATCATTGTAGAAAGTGGCGCACTTGGCCTATCAGACGTCGCTGGTATTGCACTGGCGACAACCAATACCGATGGCCGCCCTTTTGTTGCGGTGCTAGACAGCAAGCACCAACTGCTATTAGGTCGCTGGGTTTCTGCCGATGTTTATGAAAATGGTAAAGATTTGGTGCGCAACGGCCCCAGTCGCAAGCACTAAAAGCCGAAAGCACTAATCGAAGTGACTAAATCGTCTCAAAAGCGCTTTGTCGGTCAAAGCGCTTTTTCTTTGAGTACTACTTAAAAATCAAATTTGCACGACGAGCCAAGCCAGAGGTCACTGAGCCGAAGAAGTCACCACGTACCACTGGTGTATCTCCAAGCACTGATTTCACGGCATTGGTCAAAATGGGAGAACGTGCAGATCCCCCTGTCATGAATACCATGTCTGGCTTGATACCACTTTGAACGACAGCTTCCTCTACGAGTGCTTTAATCTTGTTGGTTGGCGGCTCTATTGCCGCTTCTAATCGCTCTCGAGTGACATCAACCTCAAAAACTTCCGAAAGTAGATTTAAGTTCGCTGTGTATTGCTCATGCTCACCCAGTG comes from Vibrio astriarenae and encodes:
- a CDS encoding formate dehydrogenase accessory sulfurtransferase FdhD; the encoded protein is MAKPNIIRTSENPLQTIEVDVYDEYGEVITKQIACERPLTVMLNWKEVVTLMTLGSRPESLVLGYLKNQSFISDPDAIESVIIDWETSSAAVITKENTEQVDSALKKKTVTSGCGQGTMYGNVMKQLENYQVPQVSLKQSEIYASLEALTHYNDTYKKAGAVHGCAVCKGDEVLSFVEDVGRHNAVDTLAGEMWLNQETGDDKIFYTTGRLTSEMVIKVAQMGIPVLLSRSGVTQMGLDLAKQFGIITIARAKGLRFQAFHGADRIEFDVKGQSQES